Genomic window (Sulfurovum sp. NBC37-1):
TATGCATATCTTTAAGTCCCATGCTAAGTACATAACCCACCACCAGGAACATGGTAAAGACAAGCGGTGCTACGAGATAGACCCATTTGACAAAGGGGATTGCCGGCATTCCCATCTCTTCCATGATCCCCATGAGGATCAGGTTGGGCGGGGTGCCGATGGGTGTCAGGATGCCGCCGATGCTCGCACCGTAGGCGATACCGAGGGCCAGTCTCATTTTCAGTTTGACATTTTCGGTCAGAAAGAGGGCAATGGGCAGCAGAAGCAGGGTGGTCGTTGTGTTGGAAAGTACCGAACTCAACAGCCCGGATGTGATGATGAGCGCAAAAATGATCCCCCGTACCGAAGAGGGAAAGAGCGCGAGCATCCGGTTGGCGATAACTTTGTGAAGTCCCGTCTTCTCAACGGCTATAGCAACGAGGAAACCTCCGAGAAAAAGATAGATAATGGGGTTGGCATAGTTGATCGTGGTCTCTTTGGTGGTCAGGATGCCGGCTGCGGGAAAGAGGACGATAGGAATGAGGGACACCACTGCGAGCGGCAGGCCCTCATTGGTCCATAAAGTGACCATCAGAACGATGATGGCGACCATGCTGGACTGTGCGAAAGTGAAAAAAGGGAACATCCCTGCAAAAGCCACTCCTGCAAGTATCAGTGCCAGTACGATTTTTTTGATCTGTTCAGCCATAGACATAGTGATCCCTCCCCAAGTTGTATCTCTTATATTATTCTACTATAATTAAATAAATTAATTTCTACCTATTAAGGAAAGCCATGTCGCATCAGCATAAAAAGAAGATAGAAACACATTGGCTGCAGCTCTCTGTGCTGCTTTTTGGCCTGATACTGTGGTTCATGCCTACACCTTCCGGTCTCGAGACGCAGGCCTGGCATCTGTTCGCCATTTTTATTTCGGCGATCTTTGCGGTGATTATCAATGCCATGCCTATCTTCACTTCCTCCATTCTCGCACTTGCAGCAGTGGTGTTGACGGGGACGCTGACGACCAAGCAGGCCTACAGCGGATTTTCGGAAGGGTTCATTCTTCTGATCATCGTTGCATTTCTCATCGCGCGCGGGGTCATCAAGTCGGGACTTGGAAAGCGGATCGCGTTTCTGATCATCCGCAAGTTCGGTACTTCAAGCCTGAAACTGGGCTACTCCATCGTGGCGGCCGATATGTTCATCTCCCCGGCCTTCCCGAGCAATACGGCACGCTCCGGGGTGCTTTTTCCCATAGTGAACGCCCTGGCAGCAGACAGCGGATCGAAGGTCTCCAACGGGTCACGCAAGAAAATAGGTTCTTTTCTGATGATGACCTCTATGGCCGGCCTTACTCTCTCGTCCACACTCTGGCTGACCGCTATGGCGGCGAACCCTGCCGGTGCGAAGATGGCCCAAGAGGTGGGTGTCGATATCTCCTATGGTTCCTGGGCGCTGGCTGCATCCCTGCCGGTGCTGATCCTCTATTTTCTCGTACCCTGGGTTATTTTCAAGATCTACCCTCCCGAACTAAAAGAGACGCCAGAAGCACCACAGATCGCACAGGAAGCGCTGGACAAGATGGGACCTGTACATAAAAACGAGTGGATCATGGCAGGCGTTTTCATCGGCATGGTATTTCTCTGGGTTATGTCCGGCAGCTGGGGCCTGGACAAGACCGCAGTGGCTTTTCTGGGGCTTGGCATTCTGATGCTGACCAACATTTTCACGCTCGAAGACCTCAGGGGTGAGGGAAATGCCTTGGGAACGCTGGTCTGGTTCGCCATTCTGTATGCCATGTCCAAATACCTCAATGAACTGGGTTTCATGGGCTGGGTGGGTGAACACATTTCGACAAGCGTCGAGGGATTCTCCTGGCCGGTAGTGTATGTCTCACTGATCGTCGGATATGTGCTGATACACTACTTTTTTGTTTCCCAGACCGCGCAGATGCTGGCACTCTTCTCTGTCTTCCTCGGAGTAGCGATGAAAGCGGGTGTACCACCGGAACTGATGGCATACATGCTGCTCTTTGCCACCAACTTCAATGCGATCATCACGCCGCAGGGTTCCTCGGCGAACGTCATCTACACGGGAAGCGGCTATATTGAAGCGGGTGAAGTGTACAAAATAGGCGGGATTATTACGGCAGTCAATACGCTGATATTTCTTACGGTAGGTACGGCATGGATTATATTTATAGTATAAACTTAATCTAAAATTATAAAAAAAAATACTAAAATAATATTATGAATCGATACAGTATCTATACTCTGCAAAAACATATTCCTCTCATGACGGCACTCTCCCTGCTACCTGGCCTGGCCTATATAGGTTTGGCGTGGCTTCACGGCATTGTCATTCCTGCCCTTGTATGGTACGGCTTGATGCTGCTTGTCTCCCTGTGGGGCTGGTTCCTGTATAAGGGATACAAACCCGAACAGATGAATACAGCGGATCTGAAATCCTGGTATATCAGGCTGATGGTGTTCTTTTACATCATTTTTGCTTTGTGGAGCCTAATATTTATACTCTATGCCAATGAGACCGAGAGCAAGATGCACTATATCGCTATCTTTACGCAGTTGGGAGCTGCGGTCGTTGCATCTGCCATTTTGATTGCGGACAAGCGCCTTTTCCTGCCTGTACTGGCAATACTGATGCTGCCGCTGGTGGTCTACTTCTCACTCATCGGGGAATGGTACGGTTATGTGCTTGCCATTTTTTCCATGATACTGTGGGGAGTGCTGTTCTATGCTTCTGACAACAGCTATCAGATGCTTCAGAAAAATTACTATCAGGCACAGCATGATGCGCTTACCGGGCTCTTCAACCGTCGGTATTTTGTTGACTATATGGATCAGCTGATCAAAAGAGTACACTATTCCAATAAGTTTG
Coding sequences:
- a CDS encoding DASS family sodium-coupled anion symporter, with amino-acid sequence MSHQHKKKIETHWLQLSVLLFGLILWFMPTPSGLETQAWHLFAIFISAIFAVIINAMPIFTSSILALAAVVLTGTLTTKQAYSGFSEGFILLIIVAFLIARGVIKSGLGKRIAFLIIRKFGTSSLKLGYSIVAADMFISPAFPSNTARSGVLFPIVNALAADSGSKVSNGSRKKIGSFLMMTSMAGLTLSSTLWLTAMAANPAGAKMAQEVGVDISYGSWALAASLPVLILYFLVPWVIFKIYPPELKETPEAPQIAQEALDKMGPVHKNEWIMAGVFIGMVFLWVMSGSWGLDKTAVAFLGLGILMLTNIFTLEDLRGEGNALGTLVWFAILYAMSKYLNELGFMGWVGEHISTSVEGFSWPVVYVSLIVGYVLIHYFFVSQTAQMLALFSVFLGVAMKAGVPPELMAYMLLFATNFNAIITPQGSSANVIYTGSGYIEAGEVYKIGGIITAVNTLIFLTVGTAWIIFIV
- a CDS encoding SLC13 family permease; protein product: MSMAEQIKKIVLALILAGVAFAGMFPFFTFAQSSMVAIIVLMVTLWTNEGLPLAVVSLIPIVLFPAAGILTTKETTINYANPIIYLFLGGFLVAIAVEKTGLHKVIANRMLALFPSSVRGIIFALIITSGLLSSVLSNTTTTLLLLPIALFLTENVKLKMRLALGIAYGASIGGILTPIGTPPNLILMGIMEEMGMPAIPFVKWVYLVAPLVFTMFLVVGYVLSMGLKDMHIETNLKKEPLTGHQKKVLILIGGLILMLLVNAPIKPYYSGLGLSEPGILLAAGLLLFTPPFSILDWMEDKDNIPYRIMFLFGAGFAIAAAFTKTEMASVIATHLVSFSSMPLLLFIIIIATMITFTTEITSNTALISIMLPIIYKVAEQTEVNATLIMLVATICASYAFMLPIATPPNAIAMSSGVIKIKTMAAYGFIFNIMGIILIVTIANFFWINVL